The proteins below are encoded in one region of Puntigrus tetrazona isolate hp1 chromosome 5, ASM1883169v1, whole genome shotgun sequence:
- the gig2o gene encoding grass carp reovirus (GCRV)-induced gene 2o → MEEGVSFCGWKAVKDRSKSLSENQEPKSGRVYTMFHGTHLTIAKTIIDKGFKPSRDGMLGPGVYVSRNIEKAKCYPPNTDKKDKVVFKLRVRVGKVKKIDCDNHPLQKSWHSNGYDCAWVPPNSNISSIKSGREEDCVWDPSRVSVVDVACCVDDAKRKELRRMIRVKTKTEGCDLCHLDASGGHDVQPCWECREDICPFQKKHACRSRRLGERERM, encoded by the coding sequence ATGGAGGAAGGCGTGTCTTTTTGCGGCTGGAAAGCTGTTAAAGACCGCAGTAAATCTCTGTCCGAGAACCAGGAACCGAAGTCAGGTCGCGTGTATACAATGTTCCACGGCACACATCTGACAATCGCCAAAACCATAATTGATAAAGGGTTTAAGCCCTCTAGAGATGGAATGCTGGGGCCCGGGGTTTATGTCAGCCGTAACATCGAGAAAGCCAAATGCTACCCGCCCAATACTGACAAGAAGGACAAAGTCGTGTTCAAACTGAGGGTGCGTGTGGGGAAAGTGAAGAAAATAGACTGCGACAATCATCCTCTCCAGAAATCGTGGCACAGCAACGGGTACGACTGCGCGTGGGTTCCACCAAACAGCAACATCTCCTCCATCAAGTCCGGGCGCGAGGAGGACTGCGTGTGGGACCCCAGTCGCGTCAGCGTGGTTGACGTGGCGTGCTGCGTGGACGACGCTAAACGCAAGGAGCTTCGACGCATGATTCGCGTTAAGACGAAAACCGAGGGCTGCGACCTGTGCCATCTCGACGCTTCTGGTGGCCACGATGTTCAGCCCTGCTGGGAGTGCCGGGAGGACATCTGCCCTTTTCAGAAAAAACACGCGTGTCGAAGCCGAAGGCTTGGTGAAAGGGAAAGAATGTGA